The following are encoded in a window of bacterium genomic DNA:
- a CDS encoding DUF4145 domain-containing protein, which yields MDWLTCEARSDHLHAIRWVGNEASHAPSLSRDDVLDGLEITEAVLDELFVQKGTDWNLSSVRSSPESAPDPPRRPDDATARTRHLRSPTRVHSLESSPYGPPLTLLHIQVSRWSTLRPCNPRQSFAVPLPQKSELRR from the coding sequence TTGGATTGGCTCACATGTGAAGCACGGAGTGACCATCTCCACGCGATTCGCTGGGTTGGGAATGAAGCGTCCCATGCACCCTCCCTGTCGAGAGACGACGTGTTGGACGGACTTGAGATCACGGAGGCGGTCCTCGACGAGCTCTTCGTCCAGAAGGGCACCGATTGGAATCTATCATCCGTGAGATCGTCGCCCGAAAGCGCCCCCGATCCACCAAGAAGACCAGACGACGCGACCGCAAGAACTAGGCACTTGCGGTCGCCGACCAGAGTCCACTCGCTAGAGAGTAGTCCCTATGGCCCGCCCCTCACCCTATTGCACATTCAGGTTTCGCGATGGTCGACACTGCGGCCGTGCAATCCACGACAATCATTCGCTGTGCCTCTTCCACAGAAATCCGAGCTCCGTCGCTGA